One window from the genome of Chiloscyllium plagiosum isolate BGI_BamShark_2017 chromosome 31, ASM401019v2, whole genome shotgun sequence encodes:
- the peak3 gene encoding inactive tyrosine-protein kinase PEAK1 isoform X2 produces MNELHFQSERQRFAAVMSGSISDLDLSSPCSQQPISTSQDSAIFNSEESISSIDSDCRIYVNLAEVQSSTTTTKTLQSVNEVLMASQGKSVDETSPDNSKPPPLPKKKLNRTNSAPGGSQLGLTRSLPGSPGFQISNPLYGIYEGKTSFSTPSSPMNTDEKFNLSIHASSRRAGMMKSRSLDGATSYYHGSNLQADIEKLSFCNSDRELQKWYNFENQADIFKTFASRCVMLLKCICAKYNSFFTDDKKAKIKFTEKDWQDLKLPCDKPCCDSKEAIYYRLQCTLQPENEFALKIIKTLNQEALQMQSRGLSAQESLPFHFNVQMVCGHFVAMIPTKLLPAEDAALSPGDSEVEKNETGPDAESEIPETQPDDDTAQRPQGVIITQEVPYQTMAEFVKDSEALHESQADVYERHICLLLLQLCLGLEHLKNHNITHCDLRLENLLLVKVAEPGGKEQSTNPQLLRLIISNFSKAKQKSTAIDQKLHPDQVRLAPEMMSASQYKKVDEFQLGILIYEVLHMSNPIESISSQKYYEEYSAGDLPQIRLLSVYSERLQHLAHLLLCADPNKRIHISEAKHILQALLWGPDQNVFSLNTGLKDPPLLLKNWLDVKRILLMLNYGERFLNDEKPVKLEDWLCCQYFAFATPDSVFQAVWGLQILLEEGC; encoded by the exons CAGAAGTCCAATCCAGTACAACAACTACAAAGACTCTCCAAAGTGTGAATGAAGTATTAATGGCCTCCCAAGGAAAGTCGGTTGATGAGACATCTCCTGACAATTCAAAGCCACCACCTCTTCCAaagaagaaactcaacaggaccaATTCAGCTCCTGGTGGAAGTCAGCTTGGTTTAACAAGAAGTCTTCCAGGCTCTCCTGGCTTTCAAATAAGTAACCCACTGTATGGTATCTATGAAGGAAAAACCAGTTTCAGTACACCTAGCAGTCCAatgaacactgatgaaaaattcAATCTTTCCATTCATGCCAGTAGTAGAAGGGCAGGAATGATGAAATCCAGGAGTTTGGATGGAGCTACCAGCTACTACCATGGCAGCAATCTTCAGGCAGATATAGAGAAGTTGAGCTTTTGCAACTCAGATCGGGAATTACAGAAGTGGTATAACTTTGAAAATCAGGCGGACATTTTCAAAACTTTTGCCAGTCGTTGTGTGATGTTACTGAAGTGCATTTGTGCAAAATACAACTCTTTCTTCACGGATGACAAGAAGGCGAAGATAAAATTTACTGAGAAGGACTGGCAAGACCTTAAGCTGCCATGTGACAAACCCTGCTGCGACTCTAAGGAGGCCATTTACTACAGGCTCCAGTGCACACTCCAGCCAGAGAATGAGTTTGCTTTAAAG ATCATCAAAACTCTGAACCAAGAAGCCTTGCAGATGCAGTCTCGTGGCCTTTCTGCTCAGGAAAGCCTCCCCTTCCATTTCAACGTACAAATGGTGTGCGGCCACTTTGTTGCCATGATTCCAACTAAACTCTTGCCTGCTGAAGATGCAGCGTTGAGTCCTGGTGACTCAGAAGTGGAAAAGAATGAGACTGGGCCAGATGCTGAGTCAGAAATCCCTGAAACCCAGCCAGATGACGATACAGCACAAAGGCCTCAAGGTGTGATCATTACACAGGAGGTTCCCTACCAAACCATGGCAGAATTTGTAAAAGATTCAGAGGCTCTCCATGAGTCCCAGGCTGATGTCTATGAACGTCACATATGCCTTCTCCTTCTGCAGTTGTGTCTAGGGTTGGAACACTTGAAAAATCATAACATTACGCATTGTGACCTCCGTCTGGAAAACCTGCTGTTGGTTAAAGTGGCTGAGCCAGGAGGCAAAGAACAAAGTACTAATCCTCAGCTGCTGAGACTTATCATCAGCAACTTCTCCAAAGCTAAGCAAAAGAGTACAGCGATTGATCAAAAACTGCACCCAGACCAGGTTCGGTTAGCACCCGAAATGATGTCTGCATCCCAGTACAAAAAGGTTGATGAGTTTCAATTGGGCATTTTGATCTATGAGGTGCTGCACATGTCAAACCCTATTGAGAGCATTTCAAGTCAAAAGTATTATGAAGAATACAGTGCAGGAGACCTGCCTCAGATTCGCCTGTTATCTGTTTATTCtgaaaggcttcaacatcttgcCCATTTACTCTTGTGTGCAGATCCTAATAAAAGAATACATATCAGTGAAGCAAAACACATCTTACAGGCCTTACTCTGGGGTCCAGACCAGAATGTGTTCAGTCTGAACACTGGATTGAAAGACCCACCTCTGTTGCTGAAAAACTGGTTGGATGTGAAACGTATTTTGCTAATGCTGAATTATGGGGAAAGGTTTCTAAATGATGAGAAGCCAGTAAAACTGGAAGACTGGCTTTGCTGCCAGTACTTTGCATTCGCTACTCCTGACTCAGTGTTTCAAGCAGTATGGGGGCTACAGATTCTACTGGAAGAAGGGTGTTGA